TGTATGAGGCTGTTAGGTACACCAGCAGGCATCTTCTTCAGGGCGTTGTGAGCCAGATTGAGTTGCATGAGGCTCTTCAGGTCCTTAAATATGTTCTTTCCCAGGTCACTGTCACTCAGCTGAAAGAGAATTCATCAGATGCTCATGTTTGCTCTAGAAACGGTGCTCATACCTTGACTGCACAGTCTGGTAAGATGCTCACAAAGCTACCTTTAAACATGGGTTTACCTGGTTGTGGTACAGGTCGAGCAGTGTCAGGTTTCCCATCTTGCTGAAGGCACCGGCAGGGATCTTAGAAATACGATTCCTGCCGAGGCGGAGCTGTTCTAGGCTTGATGGGAGACCTGCAGGGACCTCTTTCAGCTGGTTACGCTGGACATACAAGTACAGCAGTGTTGGGATCTTCTCAAACACCTGCACAagagatagatggatggataaacTTTTATATAAAATTCAAATCATGAATGTCAAAGGTGCGGTATGTCATTCTGGAGATAGATAGTTGATTGTGGAGCCTTATTCTCAGGTTGTCAAACAGGGCCTACCGATGCTTTGGATTGGTGGTTGGGTCCGACTATCAACCCAAGGTCATTGTTACCTGGTtatgagactcaacaatgaactatCTTTCTCCAGAACTACATGTTGATTCTTTAACTGAGGAAAGTTTATGACCATTTTGTCTATTCGATGAATGCGGTTGTTGGCCAAATTGACCCAGCGGATCTCTGTGGCGTTGAGGAACGGCTCTGCCATCACTTCTGAGATGTAGTTGTTTTGTAGGTACAAGTAGTGGGTTCTAGATGGGATGACAGGGATTGCACGGATGTTCCGGTTCTCACAGTTGAGAGCATTGGGGTAGTTGGGTGAGCACATGCACTCTCGGGGGCAGTCAGGAAAGATGGATGGTGGGCCCAGGATGGGAGGGGGGAAGTCTGTAGGCTCCTGGGGCTCTGGCTGCGCCGGTACAGCAGGCCGGGGGACAGAAGGCTTCCTGATGGTGGCTGGGCGCCTGGTGGGCTTCTTTGGCCGAGTTCTCTGGGTGAACACTGCCCCCATCAGGAGGAACAGAGCCAATGCAGAGAAGAGTCCCGCGCCGGCCTTCATCGTCCTGTGACAGGGCACAGAACAGATGTTGATTTATAGAATTTACTGTATGATgagcgagagggagagagaagccTCTGCATAACTCACAACCTGTCATTGTGGTTGTGCTGGTTAGTCAGTACGGTCAGCTTATCCCACCCACACAGAATGTTTAACATCATGTACATTGGtcctttttgtgtgtcttgctGTGTGATGGAGCTCTGCGGCAGTGCTGCCTCTCAAGTGTACAGACCCTGCTTCCTTGATAAGCAGGCATTTAGAGGCTCAGTGCAGATCTCTGATGACACTGAAAGCTTCAGTAaacaactgtttgtttttgccttttgatTGTTCCTATTCTGAAAGGGGCTTGGGAGTTCT
This region of Epinephelus fuscoguttatus linkage group LG1, E.fuscoguttatus.final_Chr_v1 genomic DNA includes:
- the LOC125893080 gene encoding prolargin; this encodes MKAGAGLFSALALFLLMGAVFTQRTRPKKPTRRPATIRKPSVPRPAVPAQPEPQEPTDFPPPILGPPSIFPDCPRECMCSPNYPNALNCENRNIRAIPVIPSRTHYLYLQNNYISEVMAEPFLNATEIRWVNLANNRIHRIDKMVFEKIPTLLYLYVQRNQLKEVPAGLPSSLEQLRLGRNRISKIPAGAFSKMGNLTLLDLYHNQLSDSDLGKNIFKDLKSLMQLNLAHNALKKMPAGVPNSLIQLFLDRNRIDDIPKDYFGGFNHLAFVRLNHNQLSDKGLPKLVFNISTLLDLQLSHNQIASVPLFNGHLEHLHLDHNTIESINGTQICPYSLQADMSDLSQVPRLRYLRLDGNHLSPPIPLDVIMCFRHLHSIVI